A window from Salvia miltiorrhiza cultivar Shanhuang (shh) chromosome 2, IMPLAD_Smil_shh, whole genome shotgun sequence encodes these proteins:
- the LOC131011687 gene encoding abscisic stress-ripening protein 5-like: MAEEKHRHHHHRHMEEEEPVEAATYSETAYTIDGPEQYTKTESYAVVDQNNGYEKFEKEEKQHKRKEHLAEIEAMAATGIALYEKREAKKDPQNEHRHKIEEEIAAAAAVGGGGYAFYEKKEAKEEEERAEGKKHRHFF; this comes from the exons ATGGCCGAGGAGAAgcaccgccaccaccaccaccgccacatGGAGGAGGAGGAGCCCGTCGAGGCGGCGACGTACTCGGAAACCGCCTATACCATCGACGGCCCCGAGCAGTACACGAAGACCGAAAGCTACGCCGTCGTTGATCAGAACAATGGGTATGAGAAATTTGAGAAAGAAGAGAAGCAGCACAAGCGCAAAGAGCACCTCGCCGAGATAGAGGCCATGGCCGCCACCGGTATTGCCTTA tATGAGAAGCGCGAGGCGAAGAAGGATCCACAGAACGAACACAGGCATAAAATAGAGGAGGAGatagcggcggcggcggcggtgggaGGCGGCGGTTATGCTTTCTATGAGAAGAAAGAAGCTAAAGAAGAGGAGGAGAGGGCTGAGGGAAAGAAGCACCGCCACTTCTTTTAA
- the LOC131011684 gene encoding phospholipase A1-II 1-like isoform X1 yields MGMILSSFNWGKREIVAGDRGIAAGEGSIGQRWKLLSGEKKWEGLLDPLDNDLRRYILHYGTMAEVTYDAFISEEASRYAGSCRYAKKDLFTKVGIDNGNPFKYRVTKYLYATSSTPVAGALFITSWSRESWTRESNWMGYVAVATDQGKSAIGRRDILIAWRGTVQNLEWVNDLEFNLTTAHEIFGGSDEPKVHFGWHSVYTCADPKSPFNKTSARHQVLGEVRRLAELYKNEEISITITGHSLGGAVSTLNAVDIVVNGYNKPRDMPDKACLVTAFVFASPRVGDNSFHAFVTNLDNLHILRVKNARDIVPMYPFMGYSEVGQELAIDTDQSNYLRQGNLIIWHNLEAYLHGVAGTQGSRGGFKLEIKHDIMLVNKFIKGLKDEYRAPVSWWCEKNKGMVQQADGSWVLMDHEHHDF; encoded by the exons ATGG GCATGATCTTGAGTAGTTTCAattgggggaagagagagatagTCGCCGGAGACAGGGGCATTGCCGCCGGAGAAGGAAGCATCGGCCAGAGATGGAAGCTTCTGAGTGGGGAAAAGAAATGGGAAGGTTTATTAGACCCTTTAGACAACGATCTGCGTCGCTACATACTTCATTATGGAACGATGGCCGAGGTGACCTACGACGCTTTCATATCCGAGGAGGCATCGAGATACGCAGGGAGCTGCAGATATGCAAAGAAAGACCTCTTCACTAAGGTCGGGATAGATAATGGCAATCCATTCAAGTATCGGGTCACAAAATACTTGTATGCAACGTCGTCTACTCCAGTAGCCGGTGCCTTGTTCATCACGTCGTGGTCCAGAGAGTCATGGACCAGGGAGTCAAACTGGATGGGGTACGTGGCCGTAGCCACGGACCAAGGCAAGTCGGCCATAGGCCGTAGGGACATCCTGATTGCGTGGCGTGGGACGGTTCAAAATCTTGAATGGGTGAATGATTTGGAGTTCAATTTGACTACTGCACATGAAATCTTTGGAGGCAGTGATGAACCGAAGGTGCATTTCGGCTGGCATTCCGTCTACACTTGCGCAGATCCAAAATCACCATTCAACAAGACCAGTGCAAGGCATCAG GTTCTTGGTGAGGTGAGGAGATTGGCTGAACTGTACAAGAATGAGGAGATCAGCATAACTATCACAGGTCACAGTTTAGGGGGAGCAGTCTCTACCTTAAACGCAGTTGACATTGTTGTCAACGGCTACAACAAGCCGCGGGACATGCCCGACAAGGCTTGTCTGGTCACGGCCTTTGTGTTTGCCAGCCCTCGCGTTGGGGACAACAGCTTCCATGCATTCGTTACAAATTTGGACAATCTGCATATCCTGCGGGTAAAGAATGCACGGGATATAGTCCCAATGTACCCGTTCATGGGCTACAGTGAGGTCGGCCAAGAGTTAGCCATCGACACTGACCAGTCGAACTACTTGAGGCAAGGGAACTTAATCATATGGCACAACTTGGAGGCTTACCTGCATGGGGTTGCGGGGACACAGGGGAGTAGGGGGGGATTCAAGCTGGAAATTAAACACGATATCATGCTCGTCAACAAGTTTATCAAAGGGTTGAAGGATGAGTATCGTGCCCCAGTTTCTTGGTGGTGTGAGAAGAACAAAGGGATGGTGCAGCAGGCAGATGGATCCTGGGTGCTGATGGATCATGAGCATCATGATTTCTGA
- the LOC131011684 gene encoding phospholipase A1-II 1-like isoform X2, translating to MILSSFNWGKREIVAGDRGIAAGEGSIGQRWKLLSGEKKWEGLLDPLDNDLRRYILHYGTMAEVTYDAFISEEASRYAGSCRYAKKDLFTKVGIDNGNPFKYRVTKYLYATSSTPVAGALFITSWSRESWTRESNWMGYVAVATDQGKSAIGRRDILIAWRGTVQNLEWVNDLEFNLTTAHEIFGGSDEPKVHFGWHSVYTCADPKSPFNKTSARHQVLGEVRRLAELYKNEEISITITGHSLGGAVSTLNAVDIVVNGYNKPRDMPDKACLVTAFVFASPRVGDNSFHAFVTNLDNLHILRVKNARDIVPMYPFMGYSEVGQELAIDTDQSNYLRQGNLIIWHNLEAYLHGVAGTQGSRGGFKLEIKHDIMLVNKFIKGLKDEYRAPVSWWCEKNKGMVQQADGSWVLMDHEHHDF from the exons ATGATCTTGAGTAGTTTCAattgggggaagagagagatagTCGCCGGAGACAGGGGCATTGCCGCCGGAGAAGGAAGCATCGGCCAGAGATGGAAGCTTCTGAGTGGGGAAAAGAAATGGGAAGGTTTATTAGACCCTTTAGACAACGATCTGCGTCGCTACATACTTCATTATGGAACGATGGCCGAGGTGACCTACGACGCTTTCATATCCGAGGAGGCATCGAGATACGCAGGGAGCTGCAGATATGCAAAGAAAGACCTCTTCACTAAGGTCGGGATAGATAATGGCAATCCATTCAAGTATCGGGTCACAAAATACTTGTATGCAACGTCGTCTACTCCAGTAGCCGGTGCCTTGTTCATCACGTCGTGGTCCAGAGAGTCATGGACCAGGGAGTCAAACTGGATGGGGTACGTGGCCGTAGCCACGGACCAAGGCAAGTCGGCCATAGGCCGTAGGGACATCCTGATTGCGTGGCGTGGGACGGTTCAAAATCTTGAATGGGTGAATGATTTGGAGTTCAATTTGACTACTGCACATGAAATCTTTGGAGGCAGTGATGAACCGAAGGTGCATTTCGGCTGGCATTCCGTCTACACTTGCGCAGATCCAAAATCACCATTCAACAAGACCAGTGCAAGGCATCAG GTTCTTGGTGAGGTGAGGAGATTGGCTGAACTGTACAAGAATGAGGAGATCAGCATAACTATCACAGGTCACAGTTTAGGGGGAGCAGTCTCTACCTTAAACGCAGTTGACATTGTTGTCAACGGCTACAACAAGCCGCGGGACATGCCCGACAAGGCTTGTCTGGTCACGGCCTTTGTGTTTGCCAGCCCTCGCGTTGGGGACAACAGCTTCCATGCATTCGTTACAAATTTGGACAATCTGCATATCCTGCGGGTAAAGAATGCACGGGATATAGTCCCAATGTACCCGTTCATGGGCTACAGTGAGGTCGGCCAAGAGTTAGCCATCGACACTGACCAGTCGAACTACTTGAGGCAAGGGAACTTAATCATATGGCACAACTTGGAGGCTTACCTGCATGGGGTTGCGGGGACACAGGGGAGTAGGGGGGGATTCAAGCTGGAAATTAAACACGATATCATGCTCGTCAACAAGTTTATCAAAGGGTTGAAGGATGAGTATCGTGCCCCAGTTTCTTGGTGGTGTGAGAAGAACAAAGGGATGGTGCAGCAGGCAGATGGATCCTGGGTGCTGATGGATCATGAGCATCATGATTTCTGA